The Pyrus communis chromosome 9, drPyrComm1.1, whole genome shotgun sequence genome has a segment encoding these proteins:
- the LOC137745600 gene encoding probable aldo-keto reductase 1, translated as MAEEMGIQIPRVQLGNCGFEVSKLGFGCMGLSGVYNSAAADEDGIAIIKHAFSKGITFFDTADVYGPHTNEVLLGKALKQLPREKVQVATKFGIVGQVDPPVLSPKGTPEYVRSSCEGSLKRLDVDYIDLYYYHRVDTSVPIEETVGKLKKLVEEGKVKYIGLSEASPDTIRRAHAVYPITAIQIEWSLWTRDIEEDIVPLCRELGIGIVPYSPLGRGFFGGKAVVESVSANSYVASHPRFIGENLDKNKNMYNRIEILGKKHECSPAQLALAWVLHQGNDVAPIPGTTKIKNLDSNIDSLKVSLKEEDLNEICDAVPIDQVAGGRDNALLMGLQWKLANTPPKDSKI; from the exons ATGGCTGAGGAGATGGGAATACAGATTCCAAGAGTGCAACTTGGAAACTGTGGATTTGAG GTTTCAAAATTGGGCTTTGGATGCATGGGCCTGAGTGGGGTTTATAACTCTGCTGCTGCCGATGAGGATGGTATCGCAATCATAAAACATGCCTTCAGCAAGGGAATCACTTTCTTTGACACAGCTGATGTGTACGGACCTCATACGAACGAAGTTCTTCTTGGGAAG GCCTTGAAGCAGTTGCCAAGGGAGAAAGTTCAAGTGGCTACAAAGTTTGGAATTGTTGGACAGGTGGATCCTCCTGTTCTTTCACCGAAGGGAACTCCCGAGTATGTCCGCTCATCCTGCGAGGGGAGCTTGAAACGTCTTGATGTGGACTACATTGATCTGTATTACTATCACCGGGTGGATACTTCGGTGCCTATAGAGGAAACT GTGGGTAAGCTGAAGAAACTTGTGGAAGAAGGAAAAGTAAAGTATATCGGGTTATCTGAGGCCAGCCCGGACACAATAAGGAGGGCACACGCAGTTTATCCGATCACGGCTATACAAATCGAGTGGTCCCTCTGGACTCGTGATATTGAGGAAGACATTGTTCCACTTTGCAG GGAGCTTGGCATCGGAATAGTTCCATATAGTCCACTTGGTCGTGGTTTTTTCGGTGGCAAAGCAGTTGTTGAAAGTGTTTCTGCAAATAGTTATGTG GCCTCACATCCCCGGTTCATAGGAGAGAACTTagacaagaacaagaacatgtACAACCGAATAGAAATCCTCGGTAAAAAGCACGAATGCTCTCCTGCTCAACTAGCACTAGCATGGGTTCTCCACCAAGGAAATGATGTCGCACCTATCCCGG GGACAACAAAGATTAAGAACCTGGATTCAAACATTGACTCCTTGAAGGTGAGCCTGAAGGAAGAGGACCTGAACGAAATTTGTGATGCTGTACCGATCGACCAAGTAGCTGGTGGTAGAGATAATGCACTGCTGATGGGGCTGCAATGGAAGCTCGCCAACACTCCTCCGAAAGACTCCAAGATCTGA